CCGGTTCTAGAAGGGCTGCAGCTAATAACTTTATCCTTGCTGCAGTTATGTTACTTAAAGCAGTACGATGTATCTCTTCAGCAGTTAAATGCTGAAACTTCACTGCATTAACCCTGCTCTTCTACATCTTGGAGTGCCTTGGAAAACTCTCAGCTCCTTGGGAGCCCTAACAGTTTTGGCCATGATGCTGTAAAGCAGAAGTCTCTTTGGACTTTACAGTATTCCCATGGCCATCACGGCTGGTACAGTGACTATCTCCTAATACTGCTGGTGAGTAATGCAAGAAAAAGACCCTTGTAGGAGAATAGTCCACATGTTGCACAGACAATTTTAATAACTGTTCCTAGCTAATGGCCCCACCAGGCACAGCTTTGCTGCCAAAATACTGACCTGCTGTGATTTACTTCTGCATGCTGTTGACAATCAGCTAGAATAAACCAGTTCTATCCTTTGCATAACACTTGCCATAGcagtaatataaaataaattacattgttGAGAGGGATTGTTGTTACTTATCAGAACAGATAATGAAATTAAGTTTCTCTTTACTTCCAGAACTGTGGCATACCTGGGTGTTCGTGTAAAGCAGCAACACTAGCCATAATTTACTGCATTGCAGTAAAATCAACAATGCAGCATTCTGTAAAGCCAGGCAAATACTCATATTTGATTTGCTAggtgaatagagagagaaaaatgctcctaaaatattttaatcacaTTACCATATTTCTTGTTTGTAACCCTCCAAAACCTCCACTCTGCAACTAAACACTGGTACCATTTGAAACCAAAATGTTATTCTGAAACCCGATTTGAAACCATTTCTTTTACAAGTAACAAAGAGAATCACACTGATTTTTCTCAAAAGTCTTCATTTTGGAAGGAGGAAAAAGTACAATTTGAGAAGCTAACAGTAACTCATACGTAAGCTCTAGCTGAGCAGAAACCCAATTTGAAAGTTAAAGTGTTAGGTgcgtgaaaaagaaaaaagtgccatCTAACTCCATATAAGAGAAACTTACCATATCTAGAGAGGAAATAAAGAAACTTATGTAGTTGAAAGCAAACACAAACTTAGGATATTGCTGTCCAGCTGTGTAGTGCCgtagtcatatatatatatattttaaattagaaaaaatacaTCGTTTATTATATCACTTTTTATAAAATGTAGTTGTCAACAAgttctgaggtttttttcttttcattttttcccctcttcaatgAAAACCTGACACATTATAAACATTTTTCTTGTCTGTTGACAGTTTACCACCCTAAACTTAGCTTCTAgtaaaattaatgtttttctccagGTTTTCTGGAACTGGCATTGTGATGTGTTGTTATTTTATTCAGTAAAAATTTAAATATTGAATAAATGTAATTTATTCCTAATTAACTTATGATAAGAAGAACTATTGTAGTATTGAAACAATCTACTTTTGGCATAAGTTTGCAGTTTGTTTTTcctatcagaaacatgaaggtaAGAAAGGCAACTCACCATCTCGGTTTAGTGGCAGGGATATTCATAACTGTTGAATATGTAAGAAGAATTAAGACAAATGCCTGCTTACTTTAACCATATGCTCAACACAAAAAGTGGTAGGCTTTGTAGAGTGAACTTTCATCTATACTCCAAAATTTCATAAGTTAGCCAAAGAAAATTTGGGTTTCAGGATTtccttaaaaacaacaaaaaaaaatagttatctgCATGAAGATTGTACAAATTCATTAAAAGTGCAGTTTGTTACACCCAATGGGAGATTTCCTTCTGGAACAAAAGACCTTTCATATAGAGTACCAGGACTATAAATTTTAACATGAAAGAGAGATGAATTTACAAGTTTGAAATACATCCAGAGAGAGGACTGAAAAATGTAAAATAGAAACCCTAGGCAAAGATGTTTTATTTATGGGTAGACTACACGAAATAACTTTTATCAGTTAACCACTGCACCATATAGTAACTCTATGTTATCGTTCTAGGTACCTGGGAATAACGAGACCTCTCACATATCCTGTAAGGCAGAATGGGAAGTGTATGGCCAAAATGATCCTCTGTGTGTGGCTCCTGTCTGCCTCCATCACTATACCCCCACTCTTCGGTTGGGCCCAAAATGTAAATGATGAAAAGGTCTGTCTGATCAGTCAAGACTTTGGCTACACCATTTACTCTACAGCAGTTGCATTTTATATTCCAATGTCAGTGATGCTTTTCATGTACTATCAGATCTACAAAGCTGCCAAGAGAAGTGCTGCAAAACACAAGTTTGCTGGTTTTCCCCGGCCGGAAGAAATCGAAGGGATTTCTATGAATGGAGTTGTAAAACTGCACAAGGAATCTGAAGAATGTACTAATTTTTCACGGCTCCTAAAGCACGACAAGAAAAACATTTCCATCTTtaaaagagaacagaaagctGCCACTACACTTGGGATTATTGTTGGGGCTTTCACTGTCTGCTGGTTGCCCTTCTTTCTCCTCTCAACTGCCAGGCCCTTCATCTGTGGTACTGCATGTAGCTGTATCCCACTGTGGGTTGAGAGAACATTTCTATGGTTGGGTTATGCAAACTCTCTCATTAATCCTTTTATATATGCCTTCTTCAATCGAGACCTAAGGACGACTTATCGTAATCTCCTGCAATGCAGATACAGGAATATCAACAGGAAACTATCAGCTGCAGGGATGCATGAGGCTCTAAAGCTGGCAGAAAAGCCAGAATTTGTTCTGTAAGGTCACTCATCCTTTGCTATGATAATTTATCGGTTTATCACAGTAGCTTTTCCCCCCACAGATTTGAAAGAAGAGTTATGGGAAGAATCAGGCTTCTTGAGCACTTCTAATGCAGTCATCAACAAAACAGAAGGTAGCAAGTTTAATTCTCATACAGCCCACCAGTCATAGTGAGCCTGGAAAAGCAAGACCACCATTTCAAGAATTTGGGtgtaagagaaaaaacagaaaaggagaggGTAAAAAGCAGTGCAGGATGTTTGAGTCGCTAGTGAGGAAAGAGCAAGGTTGGCCTAACCCTTTCGTTTGGCCCTCGGCCCCAAGCAACTTTCAGTAGATCTGAATGTTGGATGCATCTTGTATCCTAGAGATTTTTTGCTGTAATAAAGACAAAATGGTGAAAAGTCCAGTATAATTTATTGCTTTGTTATTATAAAAACCAATCAATTTAAGAAGAGGCTGGATCAAAGAACTTATATTGTTTAGAAATACtctattatatattaaaaaacatatgtCCATTAAAGTTTAATTTATTGGATTGCCTGAAAATAAACTACTATGTGAAATTTAATGTTGCCTTCACACAGCAACTATGGCACTGAAAGATTGCATTTCCAATGTGAATATTAAAGTTTGAGTAAAGTCGCATGGACCAACATCCGCTGCTGCATATAATCACACAGCACAATTAGCTGCAGTGCTGCTATGCCAATGACACCAGGTAAAGATCTTGTCTTATATTTCTAACATAACAAATATGCCTGATTGCAGTCTATTTCAGGAGCTGTCTGGTCTTTGtccatcttttctttctttaattttcttgGCTTTATGAGCAGAGCTGTTCTCTAATCTAGCTGGAGACTCTGTCTGTGCTCAAGTCATTTCTGTTGATATATGGCTAGTCATTGTTCCACTTCAGTAGTTAATTTATTGTCAGTTTGAAAGCTCTTCTAACTTCTTgggatttctttcctttttgaagtCAGTAAGGAAAACAATAAATGTAAGACTTTATGACATTCAGAAACATCTGCACTTTATCCTTACAAGCTGATTTTGGTAACCACTTCTGCTTAAAATGACGTAAAGCCTTGCCTTGTTTTAGAATCAATATAATCCACTGTTTCTAGTTGTTTCCCCCCCATCCTATCCAAGTATGTGGTTCTACTTTTGACTTGGGTAACAAACCTCTTCACTCAACAGATCAGAATCAAATATTATAACAATATCTATATTTAAAGtttaacaataataaaaacattaattataTTAATCTTTAGCAGTAATCCATTAATATAAAATGCACTAATTATGTAATATGTTGCTATAAGAACCTAAAATAGtaataaattaaaacaacttATAAGAACAAGATGCTTTTTTCTGGACTGAGTTTGCACTGCACACCATGTTCCAGATGAAGCATAGAGCACAGTAGTGAATGAAGGCTTTTTCAGATACTGAGACATCAATTAGGAGACAACATGTTTGTTACCAAATTGCTTCAGCAGCAAATAATACTTGAGGCTAACTTCTATCCCTGTTTTCTATAGTATGACAACACAGTGACTTAAATGAATTCAGTGATGTTAATTTGAACTAAGTAGTGAGAAGTTTGTGATCTCTTGTTCAAAGCATACACGCACCATTGCGAACACCTGGGTTTCTAAGTGGCAGATACGCAAGACCTGGATTGATGTCCTGAGTTACATGTACTGAAACAAGGTTAATCTCTTTTAGATGGATTTATATAGTAGGATACATACAGTAGGAAGCATGTTTTTGTCTCATTTTCAGAGAAGGATCATAGTTTTGTAATAGTTAGAGACAGGCTATAACCCAGCTTCAAAAAACGTTTTCTAAAGAAGTATCAAATTTATTTAGAATAGTCCAATTTCTCTTAAGTATTCCAAAAGTATTATGTGCAGAAGGGTGAAAGGAGATATTACCTCAGAATATACACAAGCTCTGTAGTACAGAGTAGAATTCAGTTCAAGCCTGTTTTCTATACTGATATGAAATTATGTTTCTTACTTTGTTACCTATTAGAATATAATTTTTTCAGTTTCGAGCATAACTGAGGAGTTTTCACAGGccttctgtatttcttttcccTATGTGAGGATACATAAGAGAATATGCAAATAAATACAGCTGTGAAGATTCCAAACAGGATTTTAAAACTCTGAAGCTTCTGGGCAGAAATTTCAGACATTTTTTATTCTACAAGGAAGTCTGAGAAGCTGCATTCCCTCCAGATAAgttggttggtgtttgtttgtttgttttttgtttttgtttggtttgttttttttaatgaaatatgtcTTTTGAATCAGAATTTGACATTTGCCCAACTGTCATAAAAGGCAATTACTTTCCTCAGGGAGAGTATCCTGGAGGACTCCACCTCTCCTCTACCATCTGATTCAGGTAATGAGAGCCCAGGAAAGAACAAGAGTTGTAGGTAAACAGCCACCCTTGATCTCCAGATAtgtttggaaagaaagaaagaagaaaaaagtaaaaaacaagtttcttcatacaaccagaacaaaacacagcCATGGGGCAAACAGAAGCTGCTGTTAGATGGAGCTGTATTTGAGGGAAAAAGTAAAGAAGTTGGGAAGATTAGAACAATGTACCAGCACATGGGTAACGCGGCCCTGAGAAGAGGACAATGCTTTCAGACAGTTCTAGCTGAAAGAGGCTTAGATAAGAAGCACAAGGAAATAATTGCTTACATTCAAGACCAGTACCTTTTACtcttaaaaaagataaataaatagaacTGCATCAAAATAACTACAGaagtagtttggtttttttttttttttaattagataatttgctgttcCTCTGACAAAGGGGTGACACAGCAATCGGTGACTCAAATCTACATCATCATGCGTGCAGCCTGGTACATGGTAGTTCCAAACCCTGAAAGAAATCACACTCTTGGTCTGTGTGTCCTTTCACATGTTACAAAGAGAAAGCAAGACAGGCGGATCAAATAGATGGGGTTGTGAAAAAAGGTAATTAACTCCCAGAACAAACCATAACATAGGGACACCAGCATAAGACTAACTGAATGAAGACAGAGAAAGGAGAGATATTGGAAGCAAGACATGGAAGTAGTTCTAAGTGTCAAACTTGTGATTGGACTGTTactttttgaaaaacatacaaaaaTGTAGAGGCAAACAGGGTACATATCCAAGATTTTAAGGATAAAGACGCAGACCTTTCCAAAACACGTTTGTACAACCTCAGTGAAAAAACACTTGCTACCTCATTGTTTAAAGGGCAGATGAGATCTGCAAGTCAGCACTACTCTGgatttaacttttttttgttttttttaaatagcaacatGAAGTGAATCTTGACTGTAAGAGATGTTGAGATGTAAAAGGAATGAAATCTAAGCTAATCTTACTTTTTAAGAAACAAGGCACGTTGTCTAAATCCACAAACTCTAGTCACAGAAGGATGTGGATGACAGTGACAGCTAATGCTCTAACCCCACTCCTGGGAGCTTTCAGCTATCATTAAGTCACAGTTTGAGATGCGAGAAGTCCCACATTGAACTATAGAGCGTGAAAGACTCGAAATATTGGACAACCTCAGGTTTTCTGTGAAGGTAGCTGTCACTTTGTGtactgtttcagtgtttgacagGAAAGGTTGGAGTTGGTCCTTGGGTACACAGGGCAACACATTCTGGAAAACAAGACAGACTGGAAAAAGCTGTCCTAGAGAATAAGATTGTCCATTAACTACAGTACAGAACTGTCTGTTACCAGACAGACTTTTTGTCTGAGGAAATTCAATGCAACATTTGTTATTAACTACAGTACTGACACGCAGTATTTCTGATTAGAAAGCTTAGTCATATTGCTGCACACCCTAGACTACCAGCTGGCAGTTCCAAAATTAGTTTCTAACCACTATGTGATTTCTGGACAGGAAAATGGTACCAAATTTTTATGACATTTATTAGACTGACAAGTTTTTTTAGGCAGTTGTGCTTAGGTCATACACATGTTGCACTTGTGTTTGCTTCCCAGGATCTCATGAGGCTGTCTAGTCTTTTTGCTTCCTCCATAGCTCTCAAGTGGGAATTCACCTCTCCTTATTCAGGCAGGGAAGGAGTCACCACAATTGCTTTTtagattagggttttttttccttttctggctgGTGTTTCTGGGGGAATGTAGCCAGCTATACCAGATGAAGTGATCACTCAGCTATACCATGTCTAAACACTGGGAAAAACAAGGTGATACTGGGAAATGCTCAGGCAGTATTTTCAAAGTGATTACCATAGTGTGTGCTAGGAGTTGATGAAATTGGGAagcagctgtgcagctgctgaCAGCTTCTAGATCAGCTCTTCGTCCAGCACAAGCTGCAGACTGAGATCTTCAGTTGCTGCCAAGATTATCTAGACATCACCACAGGAAGATGTCAGTCAGACCTTTATGTCTCTCTAAAGTGTATGTAAAGATCCTTGAGAGCAGCCACTGAGTGGGTAGATTCCCTAAAAGGAGTTTAAGTCATACCTGTGCCAGGGATCCTTCTTTGAACCCACCTTTCATTATAATGAACCTTTTTTACCCAAAATAAACACCAGCTGTggccaaaacaaaagccaaagagCAAAGCTCTGAAAGGGGCAGAAAAAAGTTTAACCTTTACATATCTCATTATATGGTATTAGTGATACCCTATCTATAATTTATCCATGAAGGTAAAACTAGTTCTCAATGGATCCAGGTGAGGGGGTCTGAATGAGCCTCCTTTATTTGCAACAGTCTTTCCATAGCATGCCTCACACCAGTAATATAGCAGCCAATGTACGCACTGTGCTTTACTGAGAAGTCCTTTACATCCTTCTAATCTCATCCTGCTCAGATGTGCCATATTTATGTCATTTTTCCTCAATAAACAAGGCATAAAGCAGCTCACAGTAAGAGCTCTAGATGAATAGACTTAAACTGAAAAATTCTCCTCAGTGTAAGCAATGCCCTTGGAGCAGAATTTGAGATAATGGTTTTGTGAAGAGTTTGGTTTGGCTAGTTTTGCAGTCATCTCTGCCCACCCCCTACACTatcatctctttttctttctagtGAGCTAATTACTTAGAGTCAAATCAGCAACTATTGCTCAGAGGTTCTCAAGAGTCATATATGACTATATTTCTTGCCATTCCTGCTGACAGCTGCCTTTGTAAATGTACAGCTAGCCTACTGTAAACCACTGTCCCATTCTGTAGTAGCAGATAACCTGCAGTAGAACCAGTAACAACACAGAGTATTCCCCATGGTATTTTTCCTCCTCATCCAAATAAAACTTGAGGTTTTGTTGCAGCATCAACATATCGTGTAAACTGTTCTCCCCTCACTCACTGAGTATTGCTTTTTTGAGGGAGATCATCTGTGGCAGAAGCCTCAGTCCTAACATTTTCTCCCAGCTCACGCAGTCTACCAGCCTGTGGGTTTAATACTGTAGCACAGTGTTGTCACTTACCAAACTCCTCTGTTTAGCAAGAGTCTTACTGGGTAATAATAGAAATAAGAGAGCAGCAAAATGTGAATTTATGGCAATATCTCATAATATGTCTATTGCTTCACATTTCAGTTTCATGAAAATCAAAGCAATGTTCTTTATGCTCTGTTCAAATGATTTACTAACTAGCACCACCTGCACAAAGATATGtcaaacagaggaaaataaatctACTACAATGAGACATGGGGAACCGAGTTGTTTTTCAAATTAATACTATAAATAATGCAGATACAATCCGTTCACTCCATCCCTCTGTTTGATGGCAGGAAAATTAATTTCCAGGCAGCCCCTGCTCCAGACATGGGGGTCAGTACAGCATCATTACAAGAACATTATTCAGACAAGTTTTGGGATTGCTAACCAAGATGCTGTAGGTACAGAACCGGAAGGTGTTCTGAAGCAAAGCCATTCATTCCGTTGCTTTCCCCTAGCTATCAACTTTGCTTCCcatattatttttcttatatttcagGAAAGTATTCGAAGTATAATATTCTTAGAAAATGTGCAAGATCCATGTGTCACCAAATCCTGTTCACAGTTTGCTTAAGAATCAGTTCTCATCTTTTAAAACAGTGTTTCTCAGAAAGACACAGGGAGAGAGAATGGAGAAATTTCAGAGACATGAGGAATAGTCTTAAtgtgaaa
The sequence above is drawn from the Patagioenas fasciata isolate bPatFas1 chromosome 8, bPatFas1.hap1, whole genome shotgun sequence genome and encodes:
- the HTR7 gene encoding 5-hydroxytryptamine receptor 7, whose amino-acid sequence is MVLALNGSHLYGNLRPLVLEDPRAPSGGSMIAGSWPPRSLAKLGPSPAPPVLPTASPLPANDSQCGEQILSYGNVEKVVIGAVLSLITLLTIAGNCLVVISVCFVKKLRQPSNYLIVSLALADLSVALAVMPFVSVTDLIGGEWIFGRLFCNVFIAMDVMCCTASIMTLCVISIDRYLGITRPLTYPVRQNGKCMAKMILCVWLLSASITIPPLFGWAQNVNDEKVCLISQDFGYTIYSTAVAFYIPMSVMLFMYYQIYKAAKRSAAKHKFAGFPRPEEIEGISMNGVVKLHKESEECTNFSRLLKHDKKNISIFKREQKAATTLGIIVGAFTVCWLPFFLLSTARPFICGTACSCIPLWVERTFLWLGYANSLINPFIYAFFNRDLRTTYRNLLQCRYRNINRKLSAAGMHEALKLAEKPEFVL